One Thunnus thynnus chromosome 21, fThuThy2.1, whole genome shotgun sequence DNA segment encodes these proteins:
- the chrnd gene encoding acetylcholine receptor subunit delta, whose amino-acid sequence MKLQQRAALGIVFLLTLLSSECWGRNEEERLINYLFKERGYNKELRPVERQQDAVDVFLALTLSNLISLKEVDETLLTNVWIEHTWIDYRLTWNITEFDGIDMLRLPPYMVWLPEIVLENNNDAQFQVAYYSNVLVDSTGLCYWLPPAIFRSSCSINVNYFPFDWQNCTLKFTSLTYNAKEIKMLLKEEEDETSKWTVEWIVIDPAGWTENGEWEVIHRPAKKNTYKHIPMESNKHQDITFYLIIKRKPLFYIVNIIIPCVLISFLASLVYYLPADSGEKMTLSISVLLAQSVFLLLISQRLPETSMSVPLIVKYLMFIMVLVTVVVLNCVVVLNLHFRTPSTHVMSQWTKRFFLERLPRILHMSHPTEAEPYWDGALPRRSSSVGYIASAEEYYSVKSRSDLMFEKQSERHGLVARPTQAAMKKLQEEGGVTEQLYGEIKPAVDGANYIIKHMRNKNDYNEEKDNWSGVARTVDRLCLFLVTPVMTFGTIIIFLMGICNHPPPLPFAGDPHNYREENPRLL is encoded by the exons ATGAAGCTCCAGCAGCGTGCAGCACTGGGCATCGTGTTCCTGCTCACACTGCTCTCATCTG agtgctGGGGCAGGAACGAGGAGGAGCGTCTGATCAACTACCTGTTCAAAGAACGTGGATACAACAAAGAGCTGCGTCCCGTCGAGAGGCAGCAGGACGCCGTCGACGTTTTCCTCGCCCTCACGCTCTCCAACCTCATCTCTCTG AAAGAAGTGGACGAGACGCTGCTGACCAACGTATGGATAGAGCAT acgtGGATCGACTACCGGCTGACGTGGAATATAACGGAGTTTGACGGCATCGATATGCTTCGCCTCCCGCCTTACATGGTTTGGCTCCCGGAGATTGTGCTGGAAAACAA taATGATGCCCAGTTCCAGGTGGCTTACTACAGTAACGTGCTGGTGGACTCAACAGGTCTCTGTTACTGGCTGCCTCCCGCCATCTTCCGCTCCTCCTGCTCCATCAACGTCAACTACTTCCCCTTCGACTGGCAGAACTGCACGCTCAAGTTCAC CTCTCTGACTTACAATGCCAAAGAGATCAAGATGCTcctgaaagaagaagaggatgaaacCAGCAAATGGACGGTCGAGTGGATCGTCATTGACCCTGCCGGTTGGACGG AGAACGGCGAGTGGGAGGTCATCCACCGGCCGGCCAAGAAGAACACCTACAAGCACATTCCCATGGAGAGCAACAAGCACCAGGACATCACCTTCTACCTCATCATCAAACGCAAACCTCTCTTCTACATCGTCAACATCATCATCCCCTGTGTGCTCATCTCCTTCCTGGCCTCGCTCGTCTACTACCTGCCCGCTGACA gcggTGAGAAGATGACGTTGTCCATCTCGGTGCTGCTGGCTCAGTCTGTCTTCCTGCTGCTGATCTCTCAAAGGCTGCCGGAGACGTCCATGTCGGTTCCTCTTATTGTCAA gtacCTGATGTTCATCATGGTGCTGGTCACGGTGGTGGTGTTGAACTGCGTGGTCGTCCTCAACTTGCACTTCAGGACACCGAGCACACACGTCATGTCTCAGTGGACCAAgagg tTCTTCCTTGAGCGGCTGCCTCGCATCCTGCATATGTCCCACCCTACAGAGGCGGAGCCATACTGGGATGGGGCGTTGCCGCGGCGATCCAGCTCGGTGGGCTACATCGCCTCGGCGGAGGAATACTACAGCGTGAAGTCTCGCAGCGATCTGATGTTTGAAAAGCAGTCGGAGAGACACGGACTGGTGGCACGACCCACACAAGCTGCCA tgAAAAAGCTGCAGGAGGAAGGAGGTGTGACGGAGCAACTTTACGGAGAGATCAAGCCGGCTGTGGACGGAGCGAACTACATCATCAAACACATGCGCAACAAGAACGACTACAACGAG GAGAAAGATAACTGGAGCGGCGTCGCTCGTACGGTGGAccgtctctgtctcttcctcgtTACCCCGGTGATGACCTTCGgcaccatcatcatcttcctGATGGGAATCTGTAACCATCCTCCACCTCTGCCCTTCGCAGGAGACCCACACAACTACAGAGAGGAGAACCCACGCctgctgtga
- the cip2a gene encoding protein CIP2A has translation MDMTTCLKSLLLAIQQYTGSRTAQTAAQLQKQVEEVSGLKWDQLLSSGQVLPSECVSELVELVGNLHTSPALRSSIISLLTQLACDDESREMLHSSYNLTSTLASVIHRHSATPGEPLVLQCLQVLQKVTYNTRVFQSTNYIHELITFLMTNIQSHNEDIIMPCLGLMANLCRDNHSVQSHIKSLDNVKPFYRTLINFLAHNSLTVVVFALSILASLTLNEKVGEKLFDARNIYQTFQLVFNIIVNGDGTPTRNYSVDLLVDLLKSPKIADCLTRYQHFSACVSRVLGLLQSTDPDPAAKVLELLLAMCSVSGLRSLLCEVVFRPVGPKLKAKGHEQDTAGMDGGRKVESGLALVQWLSSPVEGAESCSLQALQLLNELLEEALGADSVSDCVLSFVEMLLPVLLGLLKGLDPAQGDAHLRKHCQRITHVTGLLLILCAEDSTRSMLSRQVNAQLCLSQVESLFSCCHSNNPLTCLPPGSDNDLSQVCAEALLRTLELMSKLRQQVKDMETSFYRMLQDQRIVTPLSLALTSHRRERVQTGLSLLFEATHLPDFPSLVLGESIAANNAYRQREAELSVKRVAVQEVPPPRTNSSVPDSSGASSRSVHGLVEKIQNGLELQEQVKDLHVSEIIDVYEQKLLAFASKESRLQDSLEVKALALSQADRLIAQYHLQQAQAEAEARKLGCLLKEAERRCEDLQGELGSQVLEEERSKADMEELLRHNARLQQDSEKHQVLKGAYNALLNRFNESERLLKELQSAHISLTKQSDTLRRNHEALQLQQDKMVSVLEEKEEEIRSLHSDLQQKNSDIAGLRGELRAEEEKGKEKDQEKKDLEETVDVLRKELDKMEQARKEASSKVSSLELQKSQLEAKLNKHSEMIAMIHSLSSGKMKNDVNLSL, from the exons ATGGACATGACTACGTGTCTGAAGTCTCTGTTGCTGGCTATCCAGCAGTACACAGGCAGCAGAACAGCACAAACCGCGGCGCAGCTACAGAAACAAGTGGAG GAGGTTTCAGGCCTTAAATGGGACCAGCTGCTGTCGTCGGGTCAGGTTCTGCccagtgagtgtgtgagtgagctgGTGGAGCTGGTTGGAAACCTGCACACTAGTCCCGCCCTGAGGAGCTCCATCATCTCCCTGCTGACACAACTTG CCTGTGATGACGAAAGTCGAGAGATGCTCCACAGCAGCTACAACCTCACCAGCACCCTGGCATCTGTCATCCACCGGCACAGCGCCACACCAGGCGAGCCTCTAGTGCTGCAG TGTCTCCAGGTGCTGCAGAAAGTGACTTACAACACTCGCGTCTTCCAGTCTACAAACTACATTCATGAACTCATCACTTTTCTCATGACCAACAT TCAATCTCACAATGAGGACATCATCATGCCGTGCCTCGGCCTTATGGCCAATCTCTGTCGTGACAACCACTCAGTGCAGAGTCACATCAAGTCTCTG gATAACGTGAAGCCATTCTACCGTACACTGATCAACTTTCTGGCTCACAACAGTCTCACTGTGGTGGTCTTCGCGTTGTCTATACTGGCCAGCCTCACTCTGAATGAGAAGGTTGGAGAGAAG CTCTTTGACGCAAGGAACATCTACCAGACTTTCCAGCTTGTATTCAACATCATTGTGAACGGAGATGGTACTCCGACACGAAATTACTCGGTTGACCTTTTGGTTGACCTCTTGAAGAGCCCTAAGATAGCAGATTGCCTCACTAG GTATCAGCACTTCTCAGCATGCGTGTCACGAGTTTTAGGACTGTTGCAATCAACAGACCCAGACCCTGCAGCCAAG GTGTTGGAGCTCCTCCTGGCTATGTGCAGCGTCTCAGGTCTACGCTCCTTGTTGTGCGAGGTGGTTTTCAGACCAGTGGGACCCAAACTCAAAGCTAAAGGACACGAGCAGGACACGGCGGGAATGGACGGCGGACGCAAGGTGGAGTCTGGGCTGGCTCTGGTGCAGTGGCTGAGCTCGCCTGTGGAAGGCGCTGAATCCTGCTCGTTGCAGGCTTTGCAGCTGCTGAATGAGCTGCTGGAG gAGGCGCTGGGAGCCGACAGTGTGTCTGATTGCGTGCTGAGCTTTGTGGAAATGTTACTCCCGGTCCTGTTAGGGCTGCTAAAGGGCCTTGATCCTGCACAGGGAGACGCTCACCTAAGAAAACACTGCCAACGCATCACGCACGTCACCGGTCTGCTGCTAA TCCTGTGCGCCGAGGACTCCACCAGATCCATGTTGTCCCGTCAGGTGAACGCTCAGCTCTGCCTCTCTCAGGTTGAATCCCTCTTCTcctgttgtcatagcaacaacCCTCTCACCTGCCTGCCTCCCGGCTCAGATAACGACCTCAG tCAGGTGTGTGCAGAAGCTCTGCTGAGGACTCTGGAGTTAATGAGCAAACTGAGACAGCAGGTGAAGGACATGGAGACCAGCTTCTACAGGATGTTACAG GACCAGAGAATAGTGACTCCCCTCTCTCTGGCTCTGACGTCCCATCGCAGAGAACGTGTGCAGACTGGACTCTCGCTGTTGTTTGAAGCCACGCACCTCCCAGACTTCCCATCACTGGT TCTGGGAGAAAGTATCGCCGCCAACAACGCCTACCGCCAGAGAGAGGCCGAGCTGTCTGTCAAGCGTGTCGCAGTGCAGGAAGTCCCGCCTCCCAGGACGAACAGCAGCGTACCGGACTCTTCCGGTGCGTCCAGCAGGAGCGTCCACGGTCTGGTAGAGAAGATACAGAACGGTTTGGAG CTGCAGGAACAAGTGAAGGATTTACATGTCTCTGAGATCATCGACGTTTATGAACAGAAACTCTTGGCATTTGCG TCTAAAGAGAGTCGTCTGCAGGACTCGTTGGAGGTGAAggctctcgctctctctcaggccGACCGTCTCATCGCTCAGTATCACCTCCAACAAGCTCAGGCCGAAGCCGAg GCTCGTAAGCTGGGTTGTCTGCTGAAGGAGGCGGAGCGTCGGTGCGAGGATCTGCAGGGCGAGCTGGGCAGCCAGGTGCTGGAAGAAGAGCGCTCCAAGGCCGacatggaggagctgctgcGGCACAACGCCAGGCTGCAGCAGGACTCGGAGAAGCACCAGGTCCTCAAAGGAGCCTACAACGCACTGCTCAACAG GTTCAACGAGAGCGAGCGGCTGCTGAAAGAGCTGCAGTCGGCTCACATCTCCCTCACCAAACAGAGCGACACTCTGAGGAGGAACCACGAAGCACTGCAGCTGCAACAAGACaa gatGGTGTCAGTgttggaggagaaggaggaggagatcaGATCCCTCCATTCAGatctgcagcagaaaaacagcGACATTGCAG GTCTGCGTGGTGAATTGCGAGcggaggaagagaagggaaaagaaaaagatcaagAGAAAAAAGACCTGGAGGAGACGGTGGATGTTTTGAGGAAGGAGCTCGACAAGATGGAGCAGGCGAGGAAAGAAGCCAGCAGCAAG GTGTCGTCTCTGGAGCTGCAGAAGAGTCAGCTGGAGGCGAAGCTGAACAAACACTCTGAGATGATCGCCATGATCCACAGCCTGAGCAGCGGCAAGATGAAGAATGACGTCAACCTGTCGCTCTGA